The following coding sequences lie in one Zonotrichia leucophrys gambelii isolate GWCS_2022_RI chromosome 4A, RI_Zleu_2.0, whole genome shotgun sequence genomic window:
- the CMC4 gene encoding cx9C motif-containing protein 4 isoform X1 — translation MSTAKPGSWLRKRQVCALSFPLVVALLFQVPLPVTACSVCYSPPGGSLMVLKNCCLNSCLGINLFLNMSRKDPCQKQACEIQKCLQANNYVESKCEAALQEMRKCCARFTKGRSVCCSGFEREEMEREKAKLTSKGISPPPQ, via the exons ATGAGCACCGCAAAACCTGGCTCGTGGCTGCGGAAGAGGCAAGTGTGCGCTTTGAGCTTCCCCCTGGTTGTAGCGTTGCTGTTTCAGGTGCCTCTGCCAGTAACTGCCTGCTCTGTTTGTTACTCTCCCCCAGGAGGAAG CTTGATGGTGTTGAAGAACTGCTGCTTAAACTCGTGCCTGGGGATTAATCTG TTCCTGAACATGTCCCGGAAGGATCCCTGCCAGAAACAAGCctgtgaaatacagaaatgcttGCAAG CCAACAACTACGTGGAGTCCAAGTGTGAAGCTGCGCTCCAGGAGATGCGGAAATGCTGCGCTCGGTTCACCAAGGGCAGGTCCGTCTGCTGTTCAGGGTTTGAGAGAGAAgaaatggagagagaaaaggctAAGTTGACTTCAAAAGGAATTTCCCCACCACCTCAGTAA
- the GCNA gene encoding germ cell nuclear acidic protein produces MFLARLKTPKSVPKKADTSLKDFIDDSDDFFLDLKVKKSTTKSARKDLQTPKKLMTPGKRSTCCQELQYPDTSSDTEDSVFVDSPWHNHQKEGVKDSRESQKCINLSPPQNRNQSLFKGSPDLLVRRKERSCENTENKLPTVALGRGAGVESDSSDESFGSLMERIKKRSLPRKPVLSTRKSVFQPSTAENIKPSCKDAQPEKGEGVKTPKPKSISLQGTPSMITPARIPGNRSVSCSQSAKTEKRLRVCSVPGCFLQDLSNPASQYVKYFKKNKEELAQKLYRLFNNTIFEQKLPEDMEIIWNKKMRKTAGYCVTGQRGGAEGKRYARIELSEKVCDSADRLRDTLIHEVCHAATWLISGVRDGHGRFWRFYANKAAVIHPELPVVTRCHSYEINYKYTYECGRCKATIGRHSRSLDTARFVCAFCGGQLALRQPPGRGGTPARTQLTPFAKYVKENYALAKRKQHGLSHAEVMKKLSADFAVKTKLEDSF; encoded by the exons ttttagctAGACTGAAAACTCCCAAATCTGTTCCTAAAAAGGCAGATACAAG tTTGAAAGACTTCATTGATGACTCGGATGATTTCTTCTTGGACTTGAAGGTGAAAAAGAGTACAACCAAGAGTG CACGGAAAGATCTTCAGACCCCGAAAAAGCTGATGACTCCTGGAAAGAGAAGCACTTGCTGCCAAGAATTGCAGTATCCAGACACTTCAAGTGACACTGAAGATTCTGTCTTTGTAGACAGCCCGTGGCATAACCACCAAAAAGAGGGAGTGAAAGACTCGAGGGAGAGTCAGAAGTGCATAAACCTTTCACCTCCACAAAATCGGAACCAGTCACTTTTCAAAGGCAGTCCAGATTTGCTTgttagaaggaaagaaagaagctgtgaaaatacagaaaataaattgccAACTGTGGCCCTAGGACGTGGTGCAGGGGTGGAGTCAGACAGCTCAGATGAGAGTTTTGGATCTTTGATGGAACGGATAAAGAAGCGAAGTCTGCCCCGCAAACCAGTCCTGAGCACAAGGAAATCTGTGTTTCAGCCAAGCACAGCAG AAAACATCAAGCCATCCTGCAAAGATGCACAGCCTGAGAAAGGGGAGGGAGTCAAGACACCAAAGCCAAAATCCATTTCACTTCAAGGAACACCTTCCATGATAACTCCTGCAAGAATTCCTGGGAATAGATCAGTCAGTTGCTCACAGTCAgcaaagacagagaaaag GCTCAGGGTATGTTCAGTGCCTGGTTGTTTCTTGCAAGATCTTTCAAATCCAGCCTCCCAGTATGTGAagtatttcaagaaaaataaagaggagcTGGCCCAGAAGCTCTACAGGCTGTTTAATAATACTATCTTTGAGCAGAAG ttacCAGAGGACATGGAAATAATCTGGAataagaaaatgaggaaaacagCGGGGTACTGTGTAACGGGGCAGAGGGGAGGCGCTGAAGGGAAGCGCTACGCTCGCATTGAACTCTCTGAGAAGGTCTGTGACTCTGCAG ATCGCCTGCGGGACACGCTGATCCACGAGGTTTGCCACGCAGCCACCTGGCTCATCAGCGGCGTGCGGGACGGGCACGGCCGCTTCTGGAGGTTCTATGCCAACAAAGCAGCTGTCATCCATCCAGAGCTGCCAGTGGTGACACGCTGCCACAGCTATGAGATCAATTACAAATACACCTACGAGTGTGGTCGCTGCAAAGCTAC GATCGGGCGGCACTCGCGGTCCCTGGACACGGCGCGGTTCGTCTGCGCCTTCTGCGGGGGGCAGCTGGCCCTGAGGCAGCCCCCGGGCAGGGGGGGCACccctgccaggacacagctcaCGCCCTTTGCCAAGTATGTCAAGGAAAACTATGCCCTTGCTAAGAGAAAGCAGCATGGGCTGAGTCATGCAGAGGTCATGAAGAAGCTCAGTGCTGATTTTGCTGTGAAAACCAAGCTGGAAGATTCCTTCTGA
- the CMC4 gene encoding cx9C motif-containing protein 4 isoform X2 codes for MVLKNCCLNSCLGINLFLNMSRKDPCQKQACEIQKCLQANNYVESKCEAALQEMRKCCARFTKGRSVCCSGFEREEMEREKAKLTSKGISPPPQ; via the exons ATGGTGTTGAAGAACTGCTGCTTAAACTCGTGCCTGGGGATTAATCTG TTCCTGAACATGTCCCGGAAGGATCCCTGCCAGAAACAAGCctgtgaaatacagaaatgcttGCAAG CCAACAACTACGTGGAGTCCAAGTGTGAAGCTGCGCTCCAGGAGATGCGGAAATGCTGCGCTCGGTTCACCAAGGGCAGGTCCGTCTGCTGTTCAGGGTTTGAGAGAGAAgaaatggagagagaaaaggctAAGTTGACTTCAAAAGGAATTTCCCCACCACCTCAGTAA
- the CMC4 gene encoding cx9C motif-containing protein 4 isoform X3 produces MSRKDPCQKQACEIQKCLQANNYVESKCEAALQEMRKCCARFTKGRSVCCSGFEREEMEREKAKLTSKGISPPPQ; encoded by the exons ATGTCCCGGAAGGATCCCTGCCAGAAACAAGCctgtgaaatacagaaatgcttGCAAG CCAACAACTACGTGGAGTCCAAGTGTGAAGCTGCGCTCCAGGAGATGCGGAAATGCTGCGCTCGGTTCACCAAGGGCAGGTCCGTCTGCTGTTCAGGGTTTGAGAGAGAAgaaatggagagagaaaaggctAAGTTGACTTCAAAAGGAATTTCCCCACCACCTCAGTAA
- the BRCC3 gene encoding lys-63-specific deubiquitinase BRCC36: MAVQAVHLEADAFLVCLNHALSTEKEEVMGLCIGEVDTNRIVHIHSVIILRRSDKRKDRVEISPEQLSAASTEAERLAEMTGRPMRVVGWYHSHPHITVWPSHVDVRTQAMYQMMDQGFVGLIFSCFIEDKNTKTGRILYTCFQSVQAQKSSEYDRIEIPIHVVPHETIGKVCLESAVELPKILCQEEQDAYRRIHSLTHLDSVTKIHNGSVFTKNLCSQMSAISGPLLQWLEDRLEQNKQRVQELQQEKEQLLEELAALE, translated from the exons ATGGCGGTGCAGGCGGTGCACCTGGAGGCGGACGCGTTCCTGGTGTGCCTGAACCACGCGCTGAGCACCGAGAAGGAGGAGGTGATGGGGCTCTGCATCGGAGAG GTGGACACCAACAGAATCGTCCACATCCACTCTGTGATCATCCTGCGGCGCTCTGACAAGAGGAAGGACCGTGTGGAGATCTCACCggagcagctctcagctgcttCCACTGAAGCAGAG AGGCTGGCAGAGATGACAGGACGGCCCATGAGGGTGGTGGGCTGGTACCACTCCCACCCCCACATCACCGTGTGGCCCTCACACGTGG ATGTCCGCACACAGGCCATGTATCAGATGATGGACCAAGGCTTTGTGGGACTCATCTTTTCCTGCTTCATTGAGGACAAGAACACCAAG ACAGGTAGAATTCTCTACACCTGTTTCCAGTCTGTTCAGGCCCAGAAGAGCTCAGA ATATGACAGGATTGAAATTCCCATTCATGTTGTGCCCCATGAAACCATTGGGAAGGTGTGTCTGGAGTCAGCTGTGGAGCTGCCCAAGATCCTTTGCCAAGAAGAGCAGGATGCCTACAGGAGAATTCACAG CCTCACCCATCTCGACTCTGTAACCAAGATCCATAATGGCTCAG TGTTCACAAAGAACCTGTGCAGCCAAATGTCTGCCATCAGCGGGcccctgctgcagtggctggaggacaggctggagcagaACAAACAGCgcgtgcaggagctgcagcaggagaaggagcagctgctggaggaactCGCTGCTTTGGAGTGA